In Amycolatopsis jiangsuensis, the following proteins share a genomic window:
- a CDS encoding class I SAM-dependent methyltransferase, translating into MTWAVGEFSQEEDRYAEVLRRQWSSDTLRGIYRDAYGADYPEEADPFGFVTRTDLVRIAELCGHVRGRRLADLGCGRGGPGLEVARALGTSLSGVDVVEAAVLEARTRASAHEPATDARFEVGSFEATGLGTGSCAAVMSVDALWMVWDKPAAFAEVTRILEPGGHFVFTTWEPAYLDHRALLSEAGFEVLVHEETPAWLSRQLAVYRGILSHRRELAGEMGQTAAATLIAEARETRSVLATTPRVLVAAKKGAESSGLSRRPRRSRA; encoded by the coding sequence ATGACGTGGGCCGTTGGCGAGTTCAGCCAGGAAGAGGACCGTTACGCCGAAGTGCTGCGACGGCAGTGGAGCAGTGACACGCTGCGGGGGATCTACCGGGACGCCTACGGCGCGGACTATCCGGAGGAGGCCGACCCGTTCGGCTTCGTCACGCGGACGGACCTGGTCCGCATCGCCGAGCTCTGCGGGCACGTGCGCGGCAGGCGGCTCGCGGACCTGGGCTGCGGCCGTGGTGGTCCGGGCCTGGAGGTGGCGCGTGCGCTGGGCACGTCCCTGTCCGGGGTCGACGTGGTGGAAGCCGCGGTGCTCGAAGCCCGCACCCGGGCCTCGGCGCACGAGCCGGCCACCGACGCCCGGTTCGAGGTCGGCAGCTTCGAGGCGACCGGGCTGGGGACCGGCTCGTGCGCCGCGGTGATGAGCGTGGACGCGCTGTGGATGGTCTGGGACAAGCCGGCCGCGTTCGCCGAAGTCACCCGGATCCTGGAACCGGGCGGGCACTTCGTGTTCACCACCTGGGAACCGGCCTACCTGGACCACCGCGCACTGCTGTCCGAAGCCGGTTTCGAGGTGCTCGTGCACGAGGAAACCCCGGCCTGGCTGAGCCGCCAGCTCGCCGTCTACCGCGGAATCCTTTCCCACCGCCGGGAACTGGCCGGCGAAATGGGCCAGACCGCGGCCGCGACGCTGATCGCGGAGGCACGCGAGACGCGTTCGGTGCTGGCCACGACCCCACGCGTGCTGGTGGCGGCGAAGAAAGGAGCGGAGAGCTCCGGCCTCAGTCGCCGACCGCGTCGATCCCGCGCTTGA
- a CDS encoding ABC transporter ATP-binding protein: protein MAEPTVVLEEAPSQQHLRARAWPYLRPHRRLIVLAIVVTALSTLALALIPPAIGWVTDVVLAGDRAGMLWAALAVLGLAVARMALLRASEILLVRAGERVVRQLRELVVERLAATALRFLERHRTGDLLRRVTSEMSDLAGFVRSDLPDLLAVVGYLVFSTIVLLLYSVPLTLVLALVFLPATVWLLRSFKRAAAPAFAAQAARQAEAAATYREGTEARELLQTTGAQGVLGERLAEDHRRLVDAARHAQRVAFRSSAVTVVQGAADAVMLVAAGLLAVYGVISVGTVVVFVLAMRQLFSSVTQLTQLLTQMQTSRTAFARLLNLLSATSDVPEPVKTDAPSTPRRGELSADSVCFSYTEEAQVLHDVVVHFPSGDRAALAGPTGSGKTTLSKLLSGLYRPAVGRIRYAGTDLVDIPPAELRERIVLVPQQVHLVTGSLADNLALVPGNPGRDELSRAVGALELEDWVAGLEAGLDTDLGARGARLSAGEQQLVALLRAALLDPAVLILDEATADIDPSTAARIETAIDRLRGDRTLIVIAHRPATIARMRTVISLREGRIEERSAG from the coding sequence ATGGCTGAGCCGACTGTGGTGCTGGAAGAAGCGCCGTCGCAACAACATCTGCGTGCCCGGGCATGGCCGTACCTGCGCCCGCACCGGCGGCTGATCGTGCTCGCGATCGTGGTCACCGCACTGTCCACTTTGGCGCTCGCGCTGATCCCGCCGGCAATCGGCTGGGTCACCGACGTCGTGCTCGCCGGGGACCGCGCCGGAATGCTGTGGGCCGCGCTCGCCGTACTCGGGCTCGCGGTAGCACGCATGGCCTTGCTGCGGGCGTCGGAAATCCTGCTCGTCCGCGCCGGTGAACGCGTGGTGCGGCAGCTGCGCGAACTCGTGGTCGAACGGCTGGCGGCGACCGCGTTACGGTTCCTGGAACGGCACCGCACCGGCGACCTGCTGCGGCGGGTCACCAGCGAGATGTCCGACCTGGCCGGATTCGTCCGCTCGGACCTGCCGGACCTGCTCGCCGTGGTCGGCTACCTGGTCTTCTCCACGATCGTCCTGCTGCTGTACTCGGTTCCGCTGACCTTGGTGCTGGCGCTGGTCTTCCTGCCCGCGACGGTCTGGCTGCTGCGCTCGTTCAAACGAGCCGCGGCACCCGCCTTCGCCGCCCAGGCCGCCCGGCAGGCGGAAGCGGCGGCGACCTACCGGGAAGGCACCGAGGCGCGCGAGCTGCTGCAGACCACGGGCGCCCAAGGCGTGCTCGGCGAGCGGCTGGCCGAGGACCACCGCCGACTGGTCGACGCGGCCCGGCACGCGCAACGGGTCGCCTTCCGCAGCAGCGCGGTCACTGTCGTCCAGGGCGCGGCGGACGCGGTCATGCTGGTCGCGGCAGGCTTGCTGGCGGTGTACGGAGTGATCAGCGTCGGGACTGTCGTGGTCTTCGTGCTCGCCATGCGCCAGCTGTTCAGCTCGGTCACGCAGCTGACCCAGCTGCTCACGCAGATGCAGACGTCCCGTACCGCTTTTGCACGGCTGCTCAACCTGCTGAGCGCGACGTCGGACGTGCCTGAGCCGGTGAAGACGGACGCACCGAGCACGCCGCGGCGTGGCGAGCTGAGCGCGGACAGCGTGTGCTTCTCCTACACCGAAGAGGCGCAGGTGCTGCACGACGTGGTGGTGCATTTCCCGAGCGGGGACCGCGCGGCGCTGGCCGGGCCGACCGGATCCGGCAAGACGACGTTGTCGAAGCTGCTGTCCGGGCTGTACCGCCCGGCTGTGGGCCGGATCCGTTACGCCGGAACCGATCTGGTCGACATCCCGCCTGCCGAACTGCGGGAGCGGATCGTGCTCGTGCCCCAGCAGGTCCACCTGGTCACCGGCAGCCTCGCGGACAATCTCGCGCTGGTGCCGGGAAATCCGGGCCGGGACGAGCTGTCCCGCGCGGTCGGCGCACTGGAGCTGGAGGACTGGGTCGCCGGGCTCGAAGCCGGGCTGGACACCGACCTCGGCGCGCGCGGCGCCCGCTTGTCGGCGGGCGAACAGCAGCTGGTGGCCTTGCTGCGGGCCGCGTTGCTGGATCCGGCCGTGCTGATCCTGGACGAGGCGACCGCCGACATCGACCCGTCGACCGCGGCACGCATCGAAACCGCGATCGACCGGCTGCGCGGGGACCGCACGCTCATCGTGATCGCGCACCGCCCGGCCACGATCGCGCGCATGCGCACGGTGATTTCGTTGCGGGAAGGCAGGATCGAAGAACGGAGTGCCGGCTGA
- a CDS encoding ABC transporter ATP-binding protein — translation MDKADLRLLASCVREHRGPVLVSILAGLVFQGASIVLPDLIKQGLDEGVVAGDRGSLVVWALIILGMTLVSVGGLIGMLWSAVTYSTTAAGQLRERLLEHVLTLDRAAEQFGAGDLAIRGTRDVDAVRAWLAGIASLVSGACGFVAIVVAIALLDPLLAVVGLAMVPLIAVASVFYPKRMSAVNADLSAAHGRRADAVENLLTGAESVRGLGAERVLVDAHHRDSAEVTAHTFRVARVAADWAALAPFIPAAGTAIGLAVGGPAVASGTLSIGGLVAFTTWMTMLSGWVGMLTMRFNQIVQARTAARRITEVLRTEPAVREPEQPVALPARGELELRGVDLPGDVLSERVAPGEFVAVTGPLGSGKTRLTRLLCRLDDPARGEVRYGGVDLRSAELAEVRRRITYVPQRPAMVSGTIAENLALGQPGCTLGELRAACRAAAIDAEFESFSDGYETAVGERGGTLSGGQRQRLALARGMLAGGEVLVLDDVTSAVDIATERTMLTNLRSWATETRTTVVFATHRDAVLEEADRVLTLPSRTLVPAGAVDG, via the coding sequence GTGGACAAAGCCGACCTCCGCCTGCTGGCCTCGTGCGTACGCGAGCACCGCGGCCCGGTGCTCGTCTCGATCCTCGCCGGCCTGGTGTTCCAGGGCGCCTCGATCGTCCTGCCCGACCTGATCAAACAGGGCCTCGACGAGGGGGTCGTCGCGGGCGACCGCGGTTCGCTCGTGGTCTGGGCGCTGATCATCCTCGGCATGACACTGGTGTCGGTGGGCGGGCTGATCGGCATGCTGTGGTCGGCCGTCACGTACTCGACCACGGCCGCCGGGCAGCTGCGGGAAAGGCTGCTCGAGCACGTGCTGACGCTGGACCGCGCGGCCGAGCAATTCGGTGCCGGGGATCTGGCCATCCGCGGGACGCGGGACGTCGACGCGGTCCGCGCGTGGCTGGCCGGGATCGCGTCACTGGTGTCCGGGGCCTGCGGGTTCGTCGCGATCGTGGTGGCGATCGCGCTGCTCGACCCGCTGCTGGCGGTCGTCGGTCTCGCGATGGTTCCGCTGATCGCGGTCGCGAGCGTGTTCTACCCGAAGCGGATGTCCGCGGTGAACGCGGATCTCTCGGCCGCGCACGGCCGTCGCGCGGACGCGGTGGAGAACCTGCTGACGGGGGCGGAATCCGTACGCGGGCTCGGTGCCGAACGAGTACTGGTCGACGCGCACCACCGGGACAGCGCCGAGGTCACCGCGCACACCTTCCGGGTGGCGCGGGTCGCGGCGGACTGGGCGGCGCTGGCGCCGTTCATCCCGGCCGCCGGTACCGCGATCGGCCTCGCGGTCGGCGGGCCCGCGGTGGCGTCCGGCACGCTGAGCATCGGCGGGCTGGTCGCGTTCACCACGTGGATGACCATGCTGTCGGGCTGGGTCGGCATGCTGACCATGCGGTTCAACCAGATCGTGCAGGCGAGGACCGCGGCCCGGCGGATCACCGAAGTACTGCGCACGGAACCGGCCGTGCGCGAACCGGAGCAGCCGGTCGCGCTGCCCGCGCGCGGCGAACTGGAGCTGCGCGGGGTGGACCTGCCCGGCGACGTGCTGTCCGAACGCGTGGCGCCCGGTGAGTTCGTCGCGGTCACCGGGCCGCTGGGCTCCGGCAAGACCCGGCTGACCCGATTGCTGTGCCGGCTGGACGATCCGGCGCGGGGCGAGGTCCGTTACGGCGGGGTGGACCTCCGCTCCGCCGAGCTGGCCGAGGTACGGCGGCGGATCACCTACGTCCCGCAGCGGCCGGCCATGGTGTCCGGCACGATCGCCGAAAACCTGGCGCTCGGACAGCCCGGCTGCACGCTCGGCGAACTGCGGGCGGCCTGCCGGGCCGCCGCGATCGACGCCGAGTTCGAGTCCTTTTCGGACGGTTACGAAACAGCCGTCGGCGAACGCGGCGGCACGCTGTCCGGCGGGCAGCGCCAACGGCTCGCGCTGGCCAGAGGGATGCTGGCCGGTGGCGAAGTCCTCGTGCTCGACGACGTGACTTCCGCGGTGGACATCGCCACCGAACGCACCATGCTGACGAACCTGCGTTCGTGGGCGACCGAAACCCGCACCACCGTGGTGTTCGCCACGCATCGCGACGCCGTGCTCGAGGAGGCCGACCGGGTGCTGACGCTGCCCAGCCGGACGCTGGTACCCGCCGGAGCCGTCGATGGCTGA
- a CDS encoding ABC transporter substrate-binding protein, whose protein sequence is MVLQRDVSRRAVLTGALGALGTLGLAACGSGGGDAAAPAGATRKVTTDLGEIEVPLNPGKVVAADFYPPFILQDLGITPAGVCEYTAELVHPAYRNLLSLPKIGPNGQPNVQEIAKLAPDLVVSMTYQSGRSRMQPVYDQLQAVAPTIVLLSSNQAKFWRECADRLAPMIGKDAEGKKLRAAYEGKIADIKKQRASRLAGHKWAYISQGNNSGTWTLNMAGSALGGVLADAGVQFGKAAAGQSKNGQEFSYEQFSEIADCDVIVYPVTYDGKPRQPVQAVLDQSTFRELPAVKAGRLHPMPNYSVASYRIATDALADVDKILAGL, encoded by the coding sequence ATGGTGCTGCAGCGGGACGTGTCGAGAAGAGCCGTGCTGACCGGCGCGCTGGGGGCTCTGGGCACCCTCGGCCTCGCCGCCTGCGGCAGCGGCGGCGGGGACGCGGCGGCGCCGGCCGGGGCGACCAGGAAGGTCACCACCGACCTCGGCGAGATCGAGGTGCCGCTGAACCCGGGCAAGGTGGTCGCCGCGGACTTCTACCCGCCGTTCATCCTGCAGGACCTGGGCATCACGCCGGCCGGGGTGTGCGAGTACACCGCCGAACTCGTGCACCCGGCCTACCGGAACCTGCTGTCGCTGCCGAAGATCGGCCCGAACGGCCAGCCGAACGTGCAGGAGATCGCCAAGCTCGCCCCGGACCTCGTGGTGTCCATGACGTACCAGTCCGGCCGCTCGCGGATGCAGCCGGTCTACGACCAGCTCCAGGCGGTCGCCCCCACGATCGTGCTGCTGTCGAGCAACCAGGCCAAGTTCTGGCGCGAGTGCGCGGACCGGCTCGCGCCGATGATCGGGAAGGACGCCGAGGGCAAGAAACTGCGCGCGGCCTACGAGGGCAAGATCGCCGACATCAAGAAGCAGCGCGCGAGCCGGCTGGCCGGGCACAAGTGGGCCTACATCTCGCAGGGCAACAACTCCGGCACCTGGACGCTGAACATGGCCGGTTCCGCCCTCGGTGGGGTGCTGGCCGACGCGGGGGTCCAGTTCGGCAAGGCGGCCGCCGGGCAGAGCAAGAACGGCCAGGAGTTCTCCTACGAGCAGTTCAGCGAGATCGCCGACTGCGACGTGATCGTCTACCCGGTCACCTACGACGGCAAGCCGCGCCAGCCGGTGCAGGCAGTACTGGACCAGTCCACCTTCCGCGAGCTCCCCGCGGTCAAGGCGGGCCGGCTGCACCCGATGCCGAACTACAGCGTGGCCTCCTACCGGATCGCCACCGACGCGCTGGCCGACGTCGACAAGATCCTCGCGGGGCTGTAG